Part of the Gemmatimonadaceae bacterium genome, AGAGCGCGAATGTTCCCGCCTTCTTCGTGGGCGGCATCGGCAACGTGAGCCTCAAGCCGGAGATCTCGAAGGAGTATGAGATCGGCTTCGACGCGGGATTCTGGCGCGACCGCGTCGCGACGGAGATCACCTACTACAGCAAGAACACCACGGACGCCATCGTTGCTCGCCCGATTCCGCCGTCCGGTGGCGAAGCGACCACGCGCCTCGAGAACCTCGGACGCGTGAAGAACGCAGGCCTCGAGTACACCGTCAACGCGCGCCTGTTCGAGACGCGTCAGGTCGCAGGCAGCCTGGTCCTCAATGGCAGCACGAGCGCGAACAAGCTGCTCAGTCTGGGGCAGGGCATTCCGACGATCACCTTCGGCTCGAACGGCACGCAGCGCCACGAGGCCGGCTACCCGTTAGGCGGCTACTGGTCCGTCCCGATTCTCAGTTACCAGGACAAGAACGGCGACGGCATACTCAGTCGCACGAATTGTAAGACCACGAACGGTGTGGTGAACCCGCAGGGTGCATCGCTTCCCGCGTGCGAAGTCACGCTCGGCGACTCGGCGGTGTTCCTCGGCTCGCCGTTCCCGACGCACGAGCTGTCGCTCACGCCGCAGCTCACCTTCTACAGGAACATCACCGTTCGTGCGCTGTTCGATCACCGCGGTGGAGAGAAGTTGTTCAACTACACCGAGCGTTTCCGCTGCGTCGTCTTCGCGAATTGCCGTGCCGCGAACGACAAGACGGCGCCGCTCGACGAGCAGGCGCGGTATATCGCGGGCTTGATGGGCACGGACGTGGGTTATCACGAAGACGCCAGCTTCACGAAGCTGCGCGAGGTCGCGGTGAGCTTCAGCGTTCCGGCGCGATACGTCTCGCGCTACGGCTTCAGTGGGGCGACGCTCACGCTTGCCGGGCGCAATCTCCACACCTGGACCAAGTACACCGGTCTCGATCCGGAGATCAACGAGAATGGTGGATTCAACTTCAGCACGGACGAATTCCTGACGCAGCCGCACGTCCGCTATTTCACCGCCCGTCTCGATCTTGGTTGGTAACCCGACATTACTCGCGGAGAGAAGAGGACACAGATGATCAATAGACTATTATGGCGCACCGGCGCGCGAGGGCCCGTTCTCGCCGCTGCGGTCTTGCTATTGAGTGCCTGTTCAATCGACAAGGTGCTCGAGGTGCCCGATCCCGATGTCTCGCGACCCGGCGATCTGACCGGGACGCTCGCGTTGGCGACCCTCAAGGCGGCGGCGGTGGGTGACTTTCAGGTGGCGTTCGCCGGTACTGGCGGACTCACCGGTCTCGAGGGACTCGTCAACATCACTGGCCTGTTCACCGACGAGTTCTTCTTTACCGAGACTTTCCCGACGCGCGTACAGATCGACCGTCGTGCGATCGACCGCAACAACTCGACGATGCTGGCGATCTATTTCCAGGCACAGGCGGCGAGACAATCGGCGTTTCGTGCCGAGAGCGTCTACGCGAAGCTCGCGCCTAACGACTCAGGCTACTCGGAGTCGCTGAGTCTCGAGGGATATGCGTTCATCCTCCTCGCCGAGAGCTACTGCTCGGGGGTGCCGATCACGAAAGTCGATGTGTCGGGCATGGTGCTTCCCGGACAACCACTCTCCACCCAGCAGTTGCTCGATTCGGCGATCAATCGCTTCACGACGGCGCTCACCATCGCGAACAGCGCCGGGAGCACATACCTCGCGAATCTCGCCCTCGTTGGGCAAGCGCGCGCGCTCCTATTCAAGGGCAACGGCAGCCTTGCCGCGGCCGCGACGCTCGTGCAGAACGTGCCTTCCGACTTCGAGTACCGCATCTTCTCGAGCGATAACACCGACCGCCAGAACAACGGCGTCTTCGAGCTACAGTATCTCGAAGGCAGGTGGACGCAGGCGGACAAGGAGGGACGCAACGGCCTCCCGTTCCTGAGCGCCGGCGATCCACGCACGCCGTTCGTGGATCTCGGCGCGGGCTTCGACGGAGCGCATGAAGTGTACGGCTCTCTGAAGTACCCGAGCCGTTCCGCGAGTACAGTTCTCGCCAGCGGTGTCGAAGCTGAGCTGATTCTCGCCGAAGCGGCGCTCTCGAGCAACTATGGAGGTGCCAATGGTACGCTGGACATTCTCAATGGCCTGCGTGCGAATATCGGCATGAGTCCTCTTGCGTCAGCGGCTACTCAACAGGCGCAGGTGGATCAGCTCTTCAGCGAGCGTGCCTTCTGGCTCTTTCTCACCGCGCATCGACTCGGTGATCTCCGTCGTCTTTCGCGCTCGGTGGCGAATGGCGGCTACGGTCGAAATTCCGAGACGGTATTTCCAACGGGAGGTTACAGCGGTCGCGGCGGCGGCATCTATGGTACCGACGTGAACTTTCCCATTCCGATCGAGGAAGCGAACTCGAACCCCAATGCGCCGGCGTGCCTCGATCGCAATCCGTAATCAGGTGCTGGAGCGTGAAACGCGAAACTCCCTCGAGCTCGAGGGAGTTTCGTCGTTCCGGCGGTTGAGCCGAGCACGTGGGCGAGCCCGTCCCACGCTGAGCTCACGGGCCCACAGTTCAATCGTGCTCTGCGCCAGCTCGAAATCATCTACTCGGCAGCGACGCGACGGGCGGCGCCTTGACCGCACAGCAGGCACGTCTGCAAGCTTCCCTTCCACGTCCAAAAGGAGCGGATCATTACCAACGCGACGCGCATGCGCGCCGTCACGATCACTCGGCCCGGCGGCCCCGAGGTGCTGGAAGTGCGCGATGCCGTGCGCCCCGAGCCGGGAGCGGGCGAGGTGCTCGTGCGCATTCGCGCGAGTGCGCTCAATCGCGCCGATCTCTTGCAGCGGGAGGGCCGCTATCCCGCGCCGCCTGGGTGGCCGCAGGACATCCCCGGAATGGAGATCGCCGGAGAGATCTTGGCCTGCGGAAAAGGCGCTTCCTTATGGAAGGACGGCGATCGCGTCTTCGGCATCGTGGGTGGCGGAGGGAATGCCGATTACATAATCACCCACGAGCGCACGCTCGCCGCGATCCCGCCCAATCTGTCGTGGACGGAAGCGGCGGCTGTACCCGAAGCGTTCATCACTGCCCACGACGCACTCCTTACCCAAGCCAGGGTGCGGCTCTCGGAGCACGTACTCATTCATGCCGTTGGAAGTGGCGTCGGTCTGGCGGCGTTGCAGCTTGCGCGAGCCGTGGGCGCGGTGCCGATCGGTGATGCCCGAAACGCCGACAAGGTCGACCGGGCGCGGGCACTCGGTCTCGCTGAGGGCATCACTGTTGGTGACGACATCGGCGTCATTGCCAAGCGAGTGCAGGAATCGACGGGCGGCAAGGGCGTCGAGGTCGTTCTCGACCTCGTCGGAGGACCGTACACTGCCGTGAGCATCGCCGCCGCGGCGCCCAAAGGGCGCATCATGCTCATCGGCACGATGGCTGGTCGCGATGCCTCGCTTCCCATCGGACTGATCCTCGGTAAGCGCCTAACGTTGCGGGGGACCGTCTTGCGGGCGCGACCTCTAGAGGAGAAGATCGCGGCGACTCGCGCCTTTGCGGCGCAGGTGGTACCACTCATCGCGCGCGGCATCGTGAAGCCGGTGGTCGATCGCGTCTTCAAGCTCGAAGAGATCGCGAGCGCTCACCGCCACCTCGAGAGCAACGCAACGTTTGGTAAAGTCGTAATCGAGAATGGATGACAGTGTACGGCACCGAACAATTCGTTCAATTCCCTCTCCCCTGAACCACCATGTTCGTACGTTCACTGTTCGTTGGCATACTCGTACCACTCTCCGTGCGTGCTCAGGCGAGACCGACCGCTTCTTCGCCAATTGACACGACGCGCTACGAGCGCACCGCGCCCGAGCTCCGGGGACTGCGGTGGCGGCTTGTCGGTCCTTTCCGCGGTGGACGGTCGGTCGCTGTGACCGGCGATCCAAACAATCCCCGTGTCTTCTACTTCGGCGCCGTCGACGGCGGCGTCTGGAAGAGTACCAACGCCGGCCAGAGCTGGAGCAACGTCACCGATGGCAAATCCAGCATTGCGTCGGTGGGCGCGGTTGCGGTGGCGACCAGCGATCCGAACGTGATCTACGCGGGCGGCGGCGAGGCGGACTTTAGGGAAGACTATACCTATGGCGACGGCATCGACCGCTCGACCGATGGCGGACGCACCTGGACCCACCTCGGCCTCGACGACGCGCGGCACATTGCGCGCATCGTCGTGGATCCACGCGACGCGGAGGTCGTCTACGTCGCCGCAATGGGACACGGCGCCGGTCCCAATCCGACGCGGGGCGTCTTTCGCTCGCGAGACGGCGGACGGAATTGGCAGAAAGTCCTCTTCGTCGACGACTCTACTGGTGCGATCGACCTAACGATGGACCCGGGCAATCCGCGTATCCTGTACGCCGCCCTCTGGCGGATGCAGCGTTCGCCGTGGGGCTTCACCGCCGGCGCCGGCCGCAGCGGTCTGTGGAAGTCAACGGACGGTGGCGAACACTGGTCCGAGCTCACGTTCAATGAAGGCATGCCCCGCGGACCGATCGGTCGCATCGGCGTCGCCGTCTCGCCGGCCGATCCGGAGCGAGTCTACGCGACGATCGAGACGCCACCAGAAGACTCGACGGGCGGCATCTTCCGGTCCGACGACGGCGGCATAACCTGGGAGCGAACGAGCGGCGATCAGCGGTGGATGGTGCGCCCGTGGTATTACTCCGTCGTGCGCGCCGATCCGTCAGACGCGAACACGATGTACGTGATGAACCTCTCGACGTGGAAATCGATCGACGGCGGTCGTACGTTCACGCGCCTCCGCTTGCCGCACGGTGACACGCACGACTTGTGGGTCGACCCCAAGGATTCAAAGAGACTCATCAGCGGCAACGACGGGGGCGCGACGGTCAGCATCGACGGTGGCGAAAGCTGGTCGAGCATCATGAACCAGCCGACGGCGCAGTTCTATCATGTGGTGACGGACGATCAGTTCCCATATCGCATCTACGGTGCGCAGCAGGACAACACCACGGTGTCCACCCTCAGCCGTTCGGACGACGGCGCGATCTCGCGCGAAGACTGGTATCCCGTCGGCGGCGGTGAGTCCGGCTACATCGCGCCAAAGCCGGGCGACCCGAACATCGTCATCGCCGGTACGTACACCGGGACGCTGACGCGACTCGATGTTCGCACGAAGCACGTGAAGGACATCAGCGTCGGTCTCAACAACTACGACGGCTGGCCTTCCTCGCAGGTCCCGAATCGTTTCCAGTGGACGTTTCCGATCTTCTACTCGCGCCACACGCCCAACGAGTTATACGTTGCGGCAAATCGCGTCTTCCGCTCCACCAACGATGGCGACAGCTGGGAGGCCGTGAGCCCCGACCTCACGCTGCACGACCCGAAGACGATGGGACCGGTCGGCGGCGCGGTGACGCACGACATGACGGGCACCGAGTGGTACGCGACGATTTTCGCCCTCGCCGAGTCGCCGGCGCTCGCCGGCGTCCTCTGGGCCGGCTCGGACGATGGCCTCGTTCACGTCACGCGGGATGACGGGAAAACGTGGACCGACGTGACGCCGCGCGACATGGCGCACTTCACGCGCGTGTCGATCATCGAGCCCTCCCATTTCGATGCCGGAACGGCGTATGTGGCCGCGAATCGCTACCAGGTCGACGACCTTCGACCGTACCTCTGGAAAACGACGGACTACGGGCGCTCCTGGACGCGCATCGACGCCGGCATTCCCGCCGGCGCGTACACACGTACCATTCGTGCGGATCCCGTTAGGCGCGGCTTGTTGTACGTCGGCACCGAAACGGGGATCTGGTACTCGACCGACGACGGCGCACACTGGCGTTCGTTGCAGCTCAACCTGCCACGCTCGTCCGTTCGCGACCTGCACATTCACGGTGCCGATCTCATCGCCGCGACACACGGCCGTGCCTTCTGGGTGCTGGACGACGTCACCCCACTGCGTCAGATGACCGACGCAATGCGCGCCGAGGCTGTGCACCTCTTCGTGCCCGACACGGCGATCCGTTTTGGCGGCGGTCGATTTCGCAGCGAGGACGCCGGCGAGAATCCCGCCTGCTGCCTAACGGTAAGCTACTGGCTGAAGCAGCGTGTGACGACACCGGTGACGCTCGAATTTCGTGACGCCACCGGGAAAGCCATCCGCACGTTTTCGAGCGCGGCCGCGAGCGACAGTGCAAGCGTCGACTCGTCCAAGAATCGAGCGCCACGAGACACGCTCGCGGAAAAGCCGCGCGGCTCGCGCTCCCTCGCTGACGACACCCTGTCGTTCCTGGCCGCCGATTCGGTGGTGGTGACGCGCACCGGCCTCAATCGCTTCGTGTGGAATCTGCGCTATCCCTCCACCCGCGAAGTCCGCGGCATCGTGAATGACGAAGGGTCTACGCTAGGGCCAGTTGTCGCTCCCGGCACGTACACCGTTCGTCTCACCATCGCTGGACAATCGTACGATCAGCTTGCAATCGTTCGACCCGATCCGCGCATGCGTGCGACGCAAGCGGAGTACGACGCGCAGGTTACGCTCGCACTGCAAGTGCAGCAAACCACAAACGATCTGTCCGATGCGGTGAGCCGGATTCTCGACCTCGAGCACCAACTCGACGAACGCGTCGGTCACTCGAAGAAGCAGACGTACGCCGCCAAACTCGGCGCGGCCGCGACTCCGCTCCGGCAGAAGCTCGAGGCCATTCGGGATTCGCTCGTCGAAGTCCACTCGCACGTCGATCAGATCACGCTTCACTATCCGATTCGGCTGTACAACATGCTGCTGTCGCTTGCCGACATGGTGCAGAGCGCCGAGGGCGCGCCGACGAAGCAGGAGGGTGACGTTTACCGTGACATCGCCACGCAGGTGAATCGCCAGATTGCTCAACTCCGCACGTTGGAGACGAACGACGTCGTCGCATTCAATCGAATGATGCGAGAGCTGGAGGTGCCGGCGGTGGTGACGGGAGACGCGAAGAGAAGGTAGGAGGGACCAGGTGCCAGGGCGCTTGCTGGCGGCTTTAAGCTTCCCTCATGCGCCCAGTCTTGCTCGCCGTCGACGACGATCCTGAAGTTCTTCGCGCGGTCGACCGCGATCTGCGCCGCCGATATGCCGACCGCTACCGTGTCGTGCGCGCCGAGTCCGGCGCGTTCGCCATCGATGCGCTGCGCAAGTTCGAGGAGCGCGGCGATCCCATCGCGCTCGTGGTCGCCGATCAGCGCATGCCGGAGATGTCGGGCGTCGAGCTGCTCGAGCAGACGACCCGCCTCGTCCCCGACGCCAAACGTGTCCTCCTTACCGCCTACGCCGATACGGACGCCGCCATCGACGCGATCAACAAGGCGCGGATACACAATTATCTCATGAAGCCGTGGGATCCGCCCGAGCAACAGCTCTATCCGTATCTCGACGAGCTGCTCGACGATTGGCAGTCTGGCTATCACGCCCCTTTCGAGGGGATCCGGGTCGTCGGCCATCGTTGGTCGCCCAAATCGCACGAGGTGCGCGACTTTCTCGGCCGCAACCTCGTCCCCTTCAAGTGGCTCGATCTCGATGCATCCACGGAAGCCCGCGACGCGTTGAGTAAATTTGCAACGCGGGAGACGCCGCCGCTGCTGCCGCTGGTGCTCTTTCCAGACGGCGCGGTGCTCGACGCCCCGGACTTCGCGACGCTCAGTGCCCGAATCGGCCTGCGAACTCGCGCCGAGAAGCCGTTCTACGATCTGGTGTGCGTTGGCGGAGGTCCGGCTGGACTCGCTGCTGCGGTCTACGGCGCGTCGGAAGGGCTGCGCACGCTGCTCGTCGAGCGTGAAGCGCCTGGCGGTCAGGCGGGGACGAGCTCGCGAATCGAGAATTACCTCGGTTTCCCGAGCGGCCTCACCGGCGCCGACCTAACGAGACGGGCGGTCGCCCAGGCGCGAAAATTCGGCGCCGAGCTGCTGACGCCACAGGAAGCGTGTGGTCTGCGCATCGACGGCCAGTACCGCGTGCTCACGCTCTCCGACGGGTCCGAGGTCTCGACGCGCGCGCTCGTGATCGCGTCCGGCGTCTCCTATCGGACGCTCGACATTCCCGGCGCCGAGAAGTTGACTGGAGCAGGTGTGTACTACGGCGCGGCGCTCACCGAAGCCATCTCCTGCCAGGATGAGGAAGTACTCATCATCGGCGGCGGGAACTCGGCGGGCCAGGCGGCGCTCTTCTTCGCCCAATACGCGCGTCACGTGACGCTCGTCGTGCGTGGTGGCTCCCTGGGCGAGAGCATGTCACGGTATCTCGTCGATCAGGTAGAGTCCACTCCGAACGTCACGGTGCTCACACGCACTCGAATCTCCGCGCTGCACGGTGACGATCGCTTGCGCTCGGTGACGCTCGCCTGCGACAGCGAGGAGCGCGATATGGAAGCGACGTCGCTGTTCGCATTCATCGGTGCTCAGCCGCGCACCGAGTGGGTCGCCAGCGTGCTGCAGCGCGACGAGCATGGTTTCATACTGACGGGACCCGATCTGGCGCGGGAGAATGGTCGACCGCACGGCTGGACGCTCGCGCGCGATCCGTTCTTGCTCGAGACCAACGTGGCGGGCGTCCTCTGCGCCGGCGACGTGCGTCATCAGTCGATCAAGAGATGCGCGTCGGCGATTGGCGAGGGCGCCATCGCCGTCCAGTTCACCCATCGCTACCTCGCCGAGGGCTGATATGGGTGACGCAGCCGTCGGTACGCCTCCTGGCGAGGTCGAGACCACGCAACGTGAGCGCATGGCGACGCTCGGTACGCTCGCGGCCGGCTTGGCACACGAGCTGAATAACCCGGCGATCGCCATCGGCCGCTCGGTCGATCTGCTGCGCACCGAGATCGCCGGCGTCGACCCCATTCTGCGACAGATCGCGAGCCATCCCTGGACCGAGGACGAGCTGCGCTTCCTCGCGCGGTTGGGTGCGACGACGGAACGGACACAGGGCCTAACGGCTCCCCTTGACGTTGTCGACCGCACCGATCGTGAGGAAATGCTCATCGATTGGCTCGCGCAGCACGAGGTGTCGACATCGCCGGATCTCGCCACAGTGCTCGTCGATCGCGGCGTGACACCGGACGAGCTGGCGGCGCTCGCGCGCGGCTGCAGTCCGAGCGTGATCAGTGACGCCATGGCGTGGCTGTCGCGGCTCACCCTCATCCGGCAACTGCTCGACGACGTTGCCCGGAGCGCCGCGCGCATCGGTGAGCTCGTGCGCGCCGTGAAGGGCCACGCCTACACCGATACCGGTCGTCGGCTCGTGGACGTGCACGAGTCGATCGAGAGCAGCCTCACGCTCATCAGCTACAAGCTCCGCGAATCCCGAGCAAAGCTCGCGCGTGAGTATGACCGCACGCTCCCGCCCATCGAGACCTACGGCACGGAGCTCAACCAGCTCTGGACGAATCTCCTCGATAACGCCGCCGACGCACTTTCGTCGATGCAAGGCGAGCGGACCATTTCCCTCCGAACGTCGCGCGACGAGGGAGGTGTGCGCATCGAGGTCGCCGACAGCGGGCCCGGAATCCCCGCCAACCTCGCGGCGAAGATCTTCGAGCCACACTTCACGACGAAGCCAGCCGGGAAGGGAACCGGCCTCGGACTCGACATCGTTAGGCGCATCGTCGCGCACCACGGCGGCTCGATCACGTGTGAGTCGGATGCCAAAGGCGCCCGCTTCGTGGTTCGCATTCCCTTCGCGCAGCCACCCGCTGCCTCACCGAACTCGTCACCAGCTGCGCGTTTCGATGTTTCCAAACAATGACCTCCTGTTCGGCGGCCCGCCGCTCTCAGACCCCGTCGATGAAGCCGATCACATTCGCGGAGCCGCCTCGTCGCTCGTCACGCTCGTCGAGTATGCCGACTTCGAGTGCCTCAACTGCGCGCGCGCCTTTCCACTACTCGTTAGGTACCTCGAGGAATTTCGCGGTACGCTGCGCTTCGTCTTCCGGCACTATCCGCTGACCTGGGAGCATCCCGCGTCGTCGCTGGCCGCGCGCGCCGCGGAAGCCGCAGCACGACAGGGAAAGTTCTGGGAGATGCACGACGAGCTCCTTCGAAATCCGGGCATGCTGCACCGCGAAGCGCTCCACGCGCACGCCGCATCCGCCGGGCTGGACATCGTCGGCTTCGCAACTGACCTCGAGGACGAAAGCCTCATCGCCCGCATCGGGCGCGACGTCGCCAGCGGCGAGCGTAGCTCGGTTCGCGCGACACCCACATTCTTCATCGACGGCGCTCGCTTCGCGAACTCCAGAAACGTGGAAGGCTTGCGCGACGGCATCATGGAAGCGGCCATGCGCGCCACGACCCGCTTGCTCGAGGAGCGGTAGCCACTTGTTCCCTTGTGGGCATTCGGCAGTCTCTATTGCGCTCGCGGCGTGGCGAGCCGATCTTCACCCCGCCGTTCCCTACCGTGCAGACGTCCCGCCTTCCCCGGCCGTCGTTGTTCCCGCCACCAGCAACGCTCCCTATGTCCCACCTTCCCGTGGAGCGAGAGACCGAAAATATTCGGTCGCCCACGGACGCGCTCGCTGTCACCCCGGTAAGCATCAGCGAGGCACGCTATCGAACCCTCATCCAGGCGATCTCACAGATCGTCTGGACGCGATCGCCATTCGGCGAGTTTGTCGACCGGCAGGTGGCTTGGGAGGAGTTCACGGGTCAGTCGCCTGACGAATACCTCGGCTGGGGATGGCTCGATGTCGTCCATGACGAGGACCGACTCCGTGTGAAGCAAAACTGGCGGCGCGCCGTCGAAGCGGCATCCCCGTACTACGCCGAGTACCGCCTGCGTTCACGCGATGGTGTCCATCGCTGGGTGGCCGTGCGCGCGGCACCCGTGCGTGAGGCCGACGGTACCGTGCGCGAGTGGATCGGCACTCACAGCGATATCGACGCGGCGAAGCGGGCCCACGAAGAGCGCGCGCGGCTCTTCGA contains:
- a CDS encoding RagB/SusD family nutrient uptake outer membrane protein; its protein translation is MINRLLWRTGARGPVLAAAVLLLSACSIDKVLEVPDPDVSRPGDLTGTLALATLKAAAVGDFQVAFAGTGGLTGLEGLVNITGLFTDEFFFTETFPTRVQIDRRAIDRNNSTMLAIYFQAQAARQSAFRAESVYAKLAPNDSGYSESLSLEGYAFILLAESYCSGVPITKVDVSGMVLPGQPLSTQQLLDSAINRFTTALTIANSAGSTYLANLALVGQARALLFKGNGSLAAAATLVQNVPSDFEYRIFSSDNTDRQNNGVFELQYLEGRWTQADKEGRNGLPFLSAGDPRTPFVDLGAGFDGAHEVYGSLKYPSRSASTVLASGVEAELILAEAALSSNYGGANGTLDILNGLRANIGMSPLASAATQQAQVDQLFSERAFWLFLTAHRLGDLRRLSRSVANGGYGRNSETVFPTGGYSGRGGGIYGTDVNFPIPIEEANSNPNAPACLDRNP
- a CDS encoding NAD(P)H-quinone oxidoreductase codes for the protein MRAVTITRPGGPEVLEVRDAVRPEPGAGEVLVRIRASALNRADLLQREGRYPAPPGWPQDIPGMEIAGEILACGKGASLWKDGDRVFGIVGGGGNADYIITHERTLAAIPPNLSWTEAAAVPEAFITAHDALLTQARVRLSEHVLIHAVGSGVGLAALQLARAVGAVPIGDARNADKVDRARALGLAEGITVGDDIGVIAKRVQESTGGKGVEVVLDLVGGPYTAVSIAAAAPKGRIMLIGTMAGRDASLPIGLILGKRLTLRGTVLRARPLEEKIAATRAFAAQVVPLIARGIVKPVVDRVFKLEEIASAHRHLESNATFGKVVIENG
- a CDS encoding glycosyl hydrolase produces the protein MFVRSLFVGILVPLSVRAQARPTASSPIDTTRYERTAPELRGLRWRLVGPFRGGRSVAVTGDPNNPRVFYFGAVDGGVWKSTNAGQSWSNVTDGKSSIASVGAVAVATSDPNVIYAGGGEADFREDYTYGDGIDRSTDGGRTWTHLGLDDARHIARIVVDPRDAEVVYVAAMGHGAGPNPTRGVFRSRDGGRNWQKVLFVDDSTGAIDLTMDPGNPRILYAALWRMQRSPWGFTAGAGRSGLWKSTDGGEHWSELTFNEGMPRGPIGRIGVAVSPADPERVYATIETPPEDSTGGIFRSDDGGITWERTSGDQRWMVRPWYYSVVRADPSDANTMYVMNLSTWKSIDGGRTFTRLRLPHGDTHDLWVDPKDSKRLISGNDGGATVSIDGGESWSSIMNQPTAQFYHVVTDDQFPYRIYGAQQDNTTVSTLSRSDDGAISREDWYPVGGGESGYIAPKPGDPNIVIAGTYTGTLTRLDVRTKHVKDISVGLNNYDGWPSSQVPNRFQWTFPIFYSRHTPNELYVAANRVFRSTNDGDSWEAVSPDLTLHDPKTMGPVGGAVTHDMTGTEWYATIFALAESPALAGVLWAGSDDGLVHVTRDDGKTWTDVTPRDMAHFTRVSIIEPSHFDAGTAYVAANRYQVDDLRPYLWKTTDYGRSWTRIDAGIPAGAYTRTIRADPVRRGLLYVGTETGIWYSTDDGAHWRSLQLNLPRSSVRDLHIHGADLIAATHGRAFWVLDDVTPLRQMTDAMRAEAVHLFVPDTAIRFGGGRFRSEDAGENPACCLTVSYWLKQRVTTPVTLEFRDATGKAIRTFSSAAASDSASVDSSKNRAPRDTLAEKPRGSRSLADDTLSFLAADSVVVTRTGLNRFVWNLRYPSTREVRGIVNDEGSTLGPVVAPGTYTVRLTIAGQSYDQLAIVRPDPRMRATQAEYDAQVTLALQVQQTTNDLSDAVSRILDLEHQLDERVGHSKKQTYAAKLGAAATPLRQKLEAIRDSLVEVHSHVDQITLHYPIRLYNMLLSLADMVQSAEGAPTKQEGDVYRDIATQVNRQIAQLRTLETNDVVAFNRMMRELEVPAVVTGDAKRR
- a CDS encoding FAD-dependent oxidoreductase, encoding MRPVLLAVDDDPEVLRAVDRDLRRRYADRYRVVRAESGAFAIDALRKFEERGDPIALVVADQRMPEMSGVELLEQTTRLVPDAKRVLLTAYADTDAAIDAINKARIHNYLMKPWDPPEQQLYPYLDELLDDWQSGYHAPFEGIRVVGHRWSPKSHEVRDFLGRNLVPFKWLDLDASTEARDALSKFATRETPPLLPLVLFPDGAVLDAPDFATLSARIGLRTRAEKPFYDLVCVGGGPAGLAAAVYGASEGLRTLLVEREAPGGQAGTSSRIENYLGFPSGLTGADLTRRAVAQARKFGAELLTPQEACGLRIDGQYRVLTLSDGSEVSTRALVIASGVSYRTLDIPGAEKLTGAGVYYGAALTEAISCQDEEVLIIGGGNSAGQAALFFAQYARHVTLVVRGGSLGESMSRYLVDQVESTPNVTVLTRTRISALHGDDRLRSVTLACDSEERDMEATSLFAFIGAQPRTEWVASVLQRDEHGFILTGPDLARENGRPHGWTLARDPFLLETNVAGVLCAGDVRHQSIKRCASAIGEGAIAVQFTHRYLAEG
- a CDS encoding HAMP domain-containing sensor histidine kinase, with the translated sequence MGDAAVGTPPGEVETTQRERMATLGTLAAGLAHELNNPAIAIGRSVDLLRTEIAGVDPILRQIASHPWTEDELRFLARLGATTERTQGLTAPLDVVDRTDREEMLIDWLAQHEVSTSPDLATVLVDRGVTPDELAALARGCSPSVISDAMAWLSRLTLIRQLLDDVARSAARIGELVRAVKGHAYTDTGRRLVDVHESIESSLTLISYKLRESRAKLAREYDRTLPPIETYGTELNQLWTNLLDNAADALSSMQGERTISLRTSRDEGGVRIEVADSGPGIPANLAAKIFEPHFTTKPAGKGTGLGLDIVRRIVAHHGGSITCESDAKGARFVVRIPFAQPPAASPNSSPAARFDVSKQ
- a CDS encoding thioredoxin domain-containing protein, giving the protein MFPNNDLLFGGPPLSDPVDEADHIRGAASSLVTLVEYADFECLNCARAFPLLVRYLEEFRGTLRFVFRHYPLTWEHPASSLAARAAEAAARQGKFWEMHDELLRNPGMLHREALHAHAASAGLDIVGFATDLEDESLIARIGRDVASGERSSVRATPTFFIDGARFANSRNVEGLRDGIMEAAMRATTRLLEER